The sequence below is a genomic window from Babesia bigemina genome assembly Bbig001, chromosome : II.
ACTTTCGGAGCGTGCAACAAGCTACTATAAGCTGCACTCTGCGTGGACTGATTCGCAAAACATCCCGAACCTTTCTGAGAACCCATTTGCAATGAAGCACATGCTGCCGTTTGACAACAGCTTCCTTAATGACGATCGCCCCATGGTCTTGTTTGCCACCCCAGGAATGGTCCACTCCGGCCTATCGTTGAAGGTCTGCAAGCTATGGGGGCCAAACCCCAAGAACCTGATTGTTATTCCCGGCTATGCGGCACAGGGCACAGTTGGAAACAAACTAATTTCAGGTAACAGTTCCTTTTCACGTTCACAATTTCCCCAGGAGAGAAGCTGATCCATAGCACCATCGGCACCATTGAAATTAAATGCAAAGTGCGATACCTGTCGTTCTCAGCTCATGCGGACAGCGTGGGAATAATGCGCCTCATCAAACAGGTACGAACCACTGCCAATAATCGCCTGACCTTTTGTAGGTCCAACCCAAGCACCTCGTCTTGGTGCATGGCGAGTACGATGGTATGAAGAAGTTCGCCAAACACATCGCACTAGATTTCGGGATTCCTGTGTTCCATCCTGCGAATGGTCAAACCATAACCATCAAGCAGGCGAAAGGAGGCGCCAAAATGCCAATCTTTTATTATCCTCAACTCCTTCTGGAGGCATCGGGAATAGTATTGACCGCGAAGGACGAAATCGGCCACTCAAAACATCCTGCTAATGCAATCGGCTCGAAACCAACAAGTGAGCTGAATGATTCACGTGGTGCGAAGGATTATGACTATTTCGCTGCTAGTGATTCGGATTCTTCTATTGATTTCTGCATTAAAAAGCTCGAGGAACCAGCCGATCACGTTTCAGCGATTATGTTCCGCTTAGAAGATGGAATAAAATCGCTCTCTTTACACAGCAATAATGcagacgccgccggagAAGACAAACCCACGGACGCAGTGAAGGAAGAGGCGTCTGGCGAGACGCCTGGTTCACCCAAAACTTCGCCGAAGCTCGAACAACTCAAGGAAACCAAAGGCCGAGAACAATTGTTGATGGTGTCGCGTAACCATATGGCTAAGATGTTTAGGGATGGGGTGACACATCTGTCTATGATGCCGGAGTTGCGGTGTCACCGGGTCAAGTATCGCCAAAGTTTTAAGTGCCGCGAGCGAGACTTTGTGGAAGCGACTGAATACGTTGCTAGAGTCCTGAACGGGGACAAAGGCTACTTCGTCGAGGAACTTCCGATATACGCTAAAACCATGGAATCTGGAGGTGAGAGAGTGCACAACATTGCCTGTCTTTTGTTCATATTACATGAAGTGCGTTTTAAAACCCACGCTGCATTGATGCACGTAAATTGAGATGcggttgcgctgcagcattGATAGTAGGTCCGTCATATAGTTGCAGTCAAAGTGTTGAGGGTGGGAGGTCTGGAGGCGAGGCACAATCCCGAGGATGATATGGCTACCATGGAGTGGTACTATCACGAAATGCAGCCGAATTCTATAGTTTACACGATGGTACACTTTTTAGAAAAAGTTGCCAAGGAACAGATGGAATAACTTGCACAGCAGTTATAGCGCGTAATGCCTCTTCGTCCGTAACGTGGTTGCTTGGTAATTTTGGGGTGTACGCGACGCTTCCAGACAAGCGTAATCGCAAGCATGTGTGAGCATTGCCGTTGTACGAAATGCATTGGTCATGCGCCGCTGAGCATGTGGCCGAAATCTTCGTTGAATGGGCATTCAATTACGGAAATGTCTACGTGACAAAAGGTACATGCCCAACATTCAGACGACATTAGACGTTATTGTACAACAAAAACTGAGGCCTAACCAGTTTCTTGACGCCAATAATACATTTAACAATCAAATTATCGATTCTATCAGTATGCGTCATTCGCTTGTGTGCTCCGTAGATACGTTTGGAGTGTAAGGATAAGCACATTCAGATGGCTTACTCGTCACGCCAGCGGTGTGAGCTGCGGGGTCTACGTCGTGCTGTTGCCGAACGTAATGTGTGTAATCCATGATGGCATGCACCCTGTCTGGGAGCGAGTGTCATTAACATCGTTTCAGTTGTCTATGAGCTGCGTGTTAATTACTACTATTTGTAGTGTGTTCTACATCACTACGCGTTATATTTGAGCTTCCATGCGGTCCCATTTGATCAGGTCTCTCCGATGCTCGTTATGCGCTTTGGTTACTTTTCGTTCCCACGCCACAGCGTAGGAGATTACTTTGATACCTCTCTGTATAAATAAGAAATGATGAGTTAAAATATCTACAAATGAATGCGCGGCTAGAAATGACTAGACTCATTGCAGTGAGCGGAGCACCAGCATAATCACACCGTTCACCGCCTCCTAGCGTATAAGCGCTGCATACTATTTTGACTCTGTGGCGGCGTTGAAGTAATTGTGGATTAGCATCAATCGGCACCACTTTGGCGGTGGTTCGACCTTGTGAATACAGTCGTGCGTTTTCTGAACCACTTAAGCCCAGTGAGTGCTGCCGCATTAAAACTTCAGTTAAAATGTGACGCATAATGTTGCAACGCAGAGCAATCGCTGAGTTAACGCTATTGAGACACGCGGGATGCCCTCCGCCCACCCGCGCGTTTTCAAAAATGATGACAAAGACAGCGCTAACTGAATTCACAATTAAAATTACGTGTGAATTATTACGTAAGCCGCGCATATCGCCATTTCACCCGTTCCGTTTTATGGGCAAGTGCATATGCGCGTGCTGCCTGTCAGCGAGGGAAGATCAGCACCCGACATACCTGCCTGGACATGCGTCGGCTAGGAAATCGCGCTAACCTCAATTCACTTTTTCTTTAATTTGTAATTTTTTTTAGGGAAAATGAGGTGGTGCATCTCTGTGGTTCTGCTGCTTTTCAGCACTATCAATGTTTATGCGCAGACATCGTCGCCACTTGTCCCACCACCTATTCCACTAACGCCGACAGAGAAGGAGAAACTTAATCGTTTGCGTCGATCAGGCGATGGATACTCTAAAAAACGGGTTGAGGTGAACGTAACCAGCAATGATGTTACGAATGTTGTGGACGCAGACAAGGTTCACGTTCCTGGGGTAACAACGGAGGAGGCCTCTAATTTCGAAGGCCCACGTGATATTGTACAACCTACAAGCACTACCGTCAACGATGATATCAGTATACCTGAAATCGTGGATCCATATTCGCCGTCTGCTGGAAACGAATGGGACTTTCTGGGTTCCAGCCTCGTAGACGGCAGTAAATCGACAAAACCGGCTGGGTCGAAAGTGCTCTTCGATCATGATACTAGTGTTTGGAGCCAGAAGGATGATGAGGCTGCAGGTTCTAAAACTGATAACGAGGAAGTGTTTCGTTACAGAGATGTGCGCGATGTTGACAATCGTATACTATTAAAGAGCTTAATAAACGACATAGAGGGCAACTATCAATGGGAGCCCAAGTCTGCAGCTTCGTTGCAAGCTCAAAAGAAATGGGACTTTGTCTTTAACAGCCTGCTACACGATGATGAGAACGTAGCCCCCCCAAAGTCATCGGAAATCGACATTGCTCGACTCATCGATAATGCGGAGAGTCGAAATCCACCACCGTTCGTTAAAAAGTCGCAACCGAAATTCAAACGTTTCATCTTCAAGCCATATGTCCCAAAGCTGGAGCTGGGGGATGGAGCCCCGAAGACTGCTAAACAGAGATGGAAATTACTTGCCTCCAACCTGCGAGACGTCATTGACAAAGGCAATAAACCAGTGGAAGTTTCAACCGACATCAGTGAGGCCGATATGAACAAAGATGACAATAACACACCTGCACCGTCTTCCGAAGAGAAAGTGGCCATAGTTGCTCCTGGGGTTAGCGAGACTGAGGTACCAACAAGCACTACCGACGAGATCGAGAACAATGTACCTGAGACTGTAGACGAAAtccctgctgctgaggaggagatcgaaatcgaggaggaggaagtcCCTGAGATAGAGGAGACTGAGGAGCCAATGATCACTCCTATCGAGGAGGTTGAGGAAGTCGTCCCTGAGgtcatcgaggagacccctgctgctgaggaggagatcgaaatcgaggaggaggaagtcCCTGAGATTGAGGAGACTGAGGAGCCAATGATCACTCCTATCGAGGAGGTTGAGGAAGTCGTCCCTGAGatcatcgaggagacccccgctgctgaggaggagatcgaaatcgaggaggaggaagtcCCTGAGATTGAGGAGACTGAGGAGCCAATGATCACTCCTATCGAGGAGGTTGAGGAAGTCGTCCCTGAGatcatcgaggagacccccgctgctgaggaggagatcgaaatcgaggaggaggaagtcCCTGAGATTGAGGAGACTGAGGAGCCAATGATCACTCCTATCGAGGAGGTTGAGGAAGTCGTCCCTGAGgtcatcgaggagacccccgctgctgaggaggagatcgaaatcgaggaggaggaagtcCCTGAGATAGAGGAGACTGAGGAGCCAATGATCACTCCTATCGAGGAGGTTGAGGAAGTCGTCCCTGAGatcatcgaggagacccccgctgctgaggaggagatcgaaatcgaggaggaggaagtcCCTGAGATTGAGGAGACTGAGGAGCCAATGATCACTCCTATCGAGGAGGTTGAGGAAGTCGTCCCTGAGatcatcgaggagacccccgctgctgaggaggagatcgaaatcgaggaggaggaagtcCCTGAGATTGAGGAGACTGAGGAGCCAATGATCACTCCTATCGAGGAGGTTGAGGAAGTCGTCCCTGAGatcatcgaggagacccccgctgctgaggaggagatcgaaatcgaggaggaggaagtcCCTGAGATTGAGGAGACTGAGGAGCCAATGATCACTCCTATCGAGGAGGTTGAGGAAGTCGTCCCTGAGgtcatcgaggagacccccgctgctgaggaggagatcgaaatcgaggaggaggaagtcCCTGAGATTGAGGAGACTGAGGAGCCAATGATCACTCCTATCGAGGAGGTTGAGGAAGTCGTCCCTGAGatcatcgaggagacccctgctgctgaggaggagatcgaaatcgaggaggaggaagtcCCTGAGATTGAGGAGACTGAGGAGCCAATGATCACTCCTATCGAGGAGGTTGAGGAAGTCGTCCCTGAGgtcatcgaggagacccctgctgctgaggaggagatcgaaatcgaggaggaggaagtcCCTGAGATTGAGGAGACTGAGGAGCCAATGATCACTCCTATCGAGGAGGTTGAGGAAGTCGTCCCTGAGgtcatcgaggagacccctgctgctgaggaggagatcgaaatcgaggaggaggaagtcCCTGAGATTGAGGAGACTGAGGAGCCAATGATCACTCCTATCGAGGAGGTTGAGGAAGTCGTCCCTGAGgtcatcgaggagacccctgctgctgaggaggagatcgaaatcgaggaggaggaagtcCCTGAGATTGAGGAGACTGAGGAGCCAATGATCACTCCTATCGAGGAGGTTGAGGAAGTCGTCCCTGAGatcatcgaggagacccctgctgctgaggaggagatcgaaatcgaggaggaggaagtcCCTGAGATAGATGAGACTGAGGAGCCGTCTTGCACCGTCGAGGAGGTTGAGGAAGTCGTCCCTGAGgtcatcgaggagacccCCGCCGCTGAGGAGGATGTTAAGATTCCTGAGGTTGATTTGCCGACGAGATTTACGTCTGAGGAAGAACGCAAGAGAGCTTCAGATAGGAGGAAAGCTTTTAGAGGTGCAGGCACGAAGCACTTGGACTACCAATTCATTCCCGTTGTGAAATATGGAGCTACGGACAACGCATCAACTTCGTCTAAGGATAGAGTGAAGATCCGCGTTTTGAATGTCCCGCATCGTGGAAGCAGAAGGCCACTAAGGGGAAAGCCAGCCGACGATGTGAATATGTTGGCTGATGAATCTAGCACTACTCCGATCTCTCCGGTAGTGGAAGAACCGATTTGTGCTTACCGTATCAAACGACGTGATGACGAGGAATCTAGCATTGCTGATGAGTCTGTATCCGATCTGTATGGTAAAAAGGCttcgaaggtgaaggacaAAGATTCTTCCGTCGCTGATGCGATAGTCGAAGGCAACAGCGAAAATGTTGATTTCGATCTTGAGAAATTACTTGCAGATGAGCGCCGTGATAGCTTCGATCTTGCCGATGGATTAGCTTCTGATAACGGCTCAGGGTCATCTGATGTCAACGGtggtgcagcaggtgcaAATAACGACTCACGAGCGTCTGCTGTCGATAGTGGAATATTTGGTGGAGCTAACTTGCCGGGGTCTGCTGTTGACTGTGGAGCAGTAAATGGCGTTAGTTCGGAGGGCTCCAAAACTGATAAGAACTATAACTTCGATCTCGATGAAGCGCTACCCTCTGACGTTGACTTCACAGGAGACTCTGATGCTGAAGAAGAGAAAAAAGAGACTGAGGTTGAATCTAAAGATACTGTGAAACCTGAACCCAAAAAAACAGGCGGTGTACGGCAATTTTTCACCAATCTCTTCTGCTGTGGTTCCGGCAAATAAACACCGCAGACAGCAGAATAAAAAGTAACAATACTTCTGTAAATTAAATTGAGAATCCATTGATGTAAAATGGTTTTCTAAAAAGGATGCAGTTAGGATGGATAGACAATACACTTAGTTCAACTTGATTCTACCATTCTGACCAGGAAGTTATCAGAGGCGTCTTAAAATTTTTGAATAAAAGGTGTCATCTCATTACCAAGTAGAGATCTCAAGCGTCTCTGTATTGTGTAGCTTCCGAATTCTACTGC
It includes:
- a CDS encoding RNA-metabolising metallo-beta-lactamase and metallo-beta-lactamase superfamily domain containing protein, putative, translated to MSSVDITILGAGQDVGRSCIVVTFPSRRVLFDCGAHCGFVDHRRYPDLQLLGDPNEYNALYNEQMNAEFDSSASDGDSNSDTATGDGGATTSNTADSRGQLGAKTSASNVKDKTVRIATCMKNALQKTLINVTEHIDICIISHFHLDHVGALPFLTEHLGYNGPVYMTYPTRGLAPILLRDSAQVVASKFRNTVDTEGVSHGLNVLLNRTKKRKSLTVGQLGKVDPWGYTVDCVAQSLGRAQVMQLRATQEIGNVSITPYYAGHVLGAAMFHVECDGISVVYTGDFNTSPDKHLGPAYIPQLKPDVLICESTYASVVRQPRRATEMELCTVVHDCLIGGGKVLIPVFAVGRAQELAIILDNYWTKLQLTFPIYFGGGLSERATSYYKLHSAWTDSQNIPNLSENPFAMKHMLPFDNSFLNDDRPMVLFATPGMVHSGLSLKVCKLWGPNPKNLIVIPGYAAQGTVGNKLISGEKLIHSTIGTIEIKCKVRYLSFSAHADSVGIMRLIKQVQPKHLVLVHGEYDGMKKFAKHIALDFGIPVFHPANGQTITIKQAKGGAKMPIFYYPQLLLEASGIVLTAKDEIGHSKHPANAIGSKPTSELNDSRGAKDYDYFAASDSDSSIDFCIKKLEEPADHVSAIMFRLEDGIKSLSLHSNNADAAGEDKPTDAVKEEASGETPGSPKTSPKLEQLKETKGREQLLMVSRNHMAKMFRDGVTHLSMMPELRCHRVKYRQSFKCRERDFVEATEYVARVLNGDKGYFVEELPIYAKTMESGVLRVGGLEARHNPEDDMATMEWYYHEMQPNSIVYTMVHFLEKVAKEQME